One part of the Clarias gariepinus isolate MV-2021 ecotype Netherlands chromosome 24, CGAR_prim_01v2, whole genome shotgun sequence genome encodes these proteins:
- the LOC128512544 gene encoding gastrula zinc finger protein XlCGF7.1-like — MATRKSRRQKKDLTFYNCSQCGRRFTDQPSLNRHQRIHTGDELYNCSQCGKSFTRLGTLQRHQRIHTGEKPFKCSQCGKSFTQLGNLQIHQRIHTGEKPYNCSQCGSSFTQLDHLQKHQRIHTGEKPYNCSQCGKSFTQLITLQRHQRIHTGEKPFKCSQCGKSFTQLGNLQSHQRIHTGEKPYNCSQCGKSFTQLGSLQSHQHVHTREKPYNCSHCGKCFPQLDNLQKHQRSHTGAKPYKCSQCERRFTQLGSLQRHQRIHTGEKPYNCSQCGESFTRLDNLQKHQRSHTGEKPY; from the coding sequence ATGGCAACAagaaagtccaggaggcaaaaaaaagatttgacatTTTAcaactgctcacagtgtgggaggAGGTTTACTGATCAGCCTTCTCTAAACCgtcaccagcgcattcacactggagacgAGCTGTAtaactgctcacagtgtgggaagagttttactcgACTGGGTACTCTCCAACGTCACCAGCGCATTCatactggagagaagccgtttaaatgctcacagtgtgggaagagttttactcaaCTGGGTAATCTCCAAATTCACCAGCGCATTCatactggagagaagccgtataactgctcacagtgtggaagtAGTTTTACTCAACTGGATCATCTCCAaaaacaccagcgcattcatactggagagaagccatataactgctcacagtgtgggaagagttttactcaaCTGATTACTCTCCAACGTCACCAGCGCATTCatactggagagaagccgtttaaatgctcacagtgtgggaagagttttactcaaCTGGGTAATCTCCAAAGTCACCAGCGCATTCatactggagagaagccgtataactgctcacagtgtgggaagagttttactcaaCTGGGTTCTCTCCAAAGTCACCAGCACGTTCATACTAGGGAGAAGCCGTATAACTGCTCACACTGTGGGAAGTGTTTTCCTCAACTGGATAATCTCCAAAAACACCAACGCAGTCACACTGGAGCAAAGCCGTATAAGTGCTCACAGTGTGAGAGGAGGTTTACTCAACTGGGTTCTCTCCAACGTCACCAACGCATTCatactggagagaagccgtataactgctcacagtgtggggaGAGTTTTACTAGACTGGATAATCTCCAGAAACACCAGCGCagtcacactggagagaagccgtattgA
- the LOC128511866 gene encoding FAST kinase domain-containing protein 5, mitochondrial isoform X1 has protein sequence MMYLSWMSARALWRRAATLRVFTSSPCRLVNTSQHLSLEWNHGKVQEEEKSETVQEPPSAETAEGSSLVYNPSAYYQSRAECSDIQRGPVKEEETTQPVPSAGFRQQSNHYMVGSSRHLSIDKNGRLDLAFNPAVDDKGHKFNNSKDEVSTYIKRDTRAFQKCRPEYSVMTYDVSQRLPAIQIKDGLLLLHKAALMKNIDSSNVACFICELGHVEPEQTAIIRGNTRFSMLLRYSVENLQHFTHVQLIEVLRAFVRLGLSHHHSILDSYEAEFSRRTCELELHQLLLVADLWRSLGRSVPQYVDKLCDCISKHFNQMGPPELVQFVYILGESRQCPAFVLECLEGIIMHHLDELKGEEVGAVCLGLFKTQNSLSDRALRRLVDRACVVVKEITDFGIVNVMKLMRFSHLDHLRWLEILSSEVPRRAPQMAVQGLMHIALTCSALHYRDENVLLAVAKYLPHLPSQYRSKDAAKLLWAFGNLGILPSQCPNFHPRLTEALRDRESEFRSYPEHLLTALLGLAFVGQFPHDLLSLALSPEFTNQVTGIIDLKKDLFTLDGTVAIELPGWTGPRMNPTVQDEVTKQLWDFAQSELCQKPEVLEAEAVLQELLGGQEFVHKRMILPHMRSIDLEVHLDLRGNPLPVTSETYQNHYHPEKGSCWPLDWKEMNTGVTLTDDLLVQLTSGKKTAMPKTVSIQRPILRPVVASAKRERILNVGVDLTDDLMHAITKRQERSTIRGHDASSSAIAQLAVQVTSRNHYCYRTQRLTGLYAMKRRQLALAGYTVVEVPHWEWFPLLRRSLAERLAYMHCKIFSSFDSKNRK, from the exons ATGATG TATCTGTCGTGGATGTCTGCGAGGGCACTGTGGCGTCGAGCAGCTACGCTGCGTGTGTTCACATCTTCACCATGCAGGCTTGTGAACACATCTCAGCATCTCTCCTTAGAGTGGAACCATGGAAAAGTCCAGGAGGAGGAAAAGAGTGAAACGGTGCAGGAGCCACCGAGTGCAGAAACTGCAGAGGGGTCCTCGTTGGTGTACAATCCCAGTGCTTACTACCAATCCAGAGCAGAGTGCTCTGACATCCAGAGAGGTCCTGTAAAAGAAGAGGAAACCACCCAGCCTGTCCCAAGTGCTGGGTTCAGACAGCAGAGTAATCACTATATGGTCGGTTCATCACGCCACTTATCCATCGATAAAAACGGCCGGCTTGATTTAGCTTTTAATCCAGCAGTAGATGATAAAGGACATAAATTTAATAATTCTAAAGATGAAGTCTCAACATATATAAAAAGAGACACGCGTGCCTTTCAGAAATGCAGGCCTGAGTACAGCGTTATGACCTACGACGTGTCCCAGCGTCTGCCTGCTATACAGATAAAAGATGGCTTGTTACTGCTCCATAAAGCTGCCTTGATGAAAAACATAGATTCCTCCAATGTAGCTTGTTTTATTTGCGAACTTGGTCATGTGGAACCTGAACAGACTGCGATTATAAGAGGGAACACACGGTTCTCCATGCTGCTGCGGTACAGCGTGGAGAACCTACAACACTTCACGCATGTGCAGCTGATTGAAGTTTTGCGTGCCTTCGTGAGATTGGGATTGTCCCACCACCACAGCATACTGGACTCGTACGAAGCCGAATTTAGCCGCCGGACCTGTGAGTTGGAGCTACACCAGCTTCTGCTCGTGGCTGACCTGTGGCGATCCCTAGGACGGTCGGTCCCACAGTATGTGGACAAATTGTGTGACTGCATTAGCAAGCATTTTAACCAGATGGGTCCACCAGAGCTGGTCCAGTTTGTGTATATACTAGGAGAAAGCCGACAGTGCCCTGCATTTGTTCTAGAGTGTCTAGAAGGCATCATAATGCACCATCTAGATGAACTTAAGGGTGAAGAAGTGGGTGCTGTTTGCTTGGGTCTGTTTAAAACTCAGAACTCGCTCTCAGATCGAGCACTGCGCAGGCTTGTGGACCGAGCCTGTGTTGTAGTTAAGGAAATTACTGATTTTGGCATTGTGAACGTGATGAAATTAATGAGATTCAGCCACCTGGACCATCTCCGCTGGTTGGAGATACTGAGTTCTGAAGTGCCCCGCCGTGCTCCGCAGATGGCCGTCCAGGGCTTAATGCACATCGCTTTGACATGCTCTGCACTGCACTACCGTGACGAGAATGTTCTCCTGGCCGTAGCAAAATATCTGCCGCATTTACCATCTCAGTACAGAAGCAAAGATGCTGCTAAGCTTCTTTGGGCATTTGGCAACCTGGGCAttcttcccagccagtgccccaACTTTCACCCTCGACTCACGGAAGCACTGCGGGACCGAGAGTCAGAATTCCGAAGCTATCCTGAACACCTCCTGACAGCCCTGCTTGGTTTGGCGTTTGTTGGTCAGTTTCCTCATGACTTGCTAAGTTTGGCCTTAAGCCCCGAATTTACAAACCAAGTCACAGGGATAATAGATTTGAAGAAGGATCTCTTCACTCTGGATGGGACGGTGGCGATTGAGCTGCCTGGATGGACCGGCCCCCGGATGAACCCCACAGTCCAAGATGAGGTCACTAAACAGCTGTGGGACTTCGCCCAGtctgaattgtgtcaaaaacCAGAGGTTCTTGAGGCTGAGGCTGTTCTCCAGGAGCTGCTTGGAGGACAGGAGTTTGTGCACAAGCGAATGATACTACCACATATGCGCTCTATTGACCTCGAAGTGCACTTAGATCTCAGGGGAAATCCTCTGCCTGTTACATCAGAGACCTATCAAAACCACTATCATCCAGAGAAGGGATCTTGTTGGCCGCTAGATTGGAAAGAAATGAACACAGGAGTTACCCTGACGGATGATCTCTTGGTACAGTTGACCAGTGGCAAAAAAACAGCCATGCCAAAGACTGTGTCCATCCAGAGACCAATTCTGCGTCCTGTCGTAGCGTCTGCCAAAAGAGAACGTATTCTGAACGTAGGAGTTGACTTAACTGATGATCTTATGCATGCTATAACGAAACGGCAGGAGCGCTCTACCATCCGAGGCCATGATGCCTCATCGTCAGCCATTGCCCAGCTTGCAGTTCAAGTGACCAGTAGAAACCACTATTGTTACAGGACGCAACGATTAACAGGGCTATATGCAATGAAGAGGAGGCAGTTAGCCTTGGCAGGGTATACGGTTGTGGAGGTGCCACATTGGGAATGGTTTCCATTGCTCCGCCGCTCCCTCGCTGAGAGACTTGCTTACATGCACTGCAAGATTTTTAGTAGTTTTGACTCCAAAAATAGAAAATGA
- the LOC128511866 gene encoding FAST kinase domain-containing protein 5, mitochondrial isoform X2 has protein sequence MSARALWRRAATLRVFTSSPCRLVNTSQHLSLEWNHGKVQEEEKSETVQEPPSAETAEGSSLVYNPSAYYQSRAECSDIQRGPVKEEETTQPVPSAGFRQQSNHYMVGSSRHLSIDKNGRLDLAFNPAVDDKGHKFNNSKDEVSTYIKRDTRAFQKCRPEYSVMTYDVSQRLPAIQIKDGLLLLHKAALMKNIDSSNVACFICELGHVEPEQTAIIRGNTRFSMLLRYSVENLQHFTHVQLIEVLRAFVRLGLSHHHSILDSYEAEFSRRTCELELHQLLLVADLWRSLGRSVPQYVDKLCDCISKHFNQMGPPELVQFVYILGESRQCPAFVLECLEGIIMHHLDELKGEEVGAVCLGLFKTQNSLSDRALRRLVDRACVVVKEITDFGIVNVMKLMRFSHLDHLRWLEILSSEVPRRAPQMAVQGLMHIALTCSALHYRDENVLLAVAKYLPHLPSQYRSKDAAKLLWAFGNLGILPSQCPNFHPRLTEALRDRESEFRSYPEHLLTALLGLAFVGQFPHDLLSLALSPEFTNQVTGIIDLKKDLFTLDGTVAIELPGWTGPRMNPTVQDEVTKQLWDFAQSELCQKPEVLEAEAVLQELLGGQEFVHKRMILPHMRSIDLEVHLDLRGNPLPVTSETYQNHYHPEKGSCWPLDWKEMNTGVTLTDDLLVQLTSGKKTAMPKTVSIQRPILRPVVASAKRERILNVGVDLTDDLMHAITKRQERSTIRGHDASSSAIAQLAVQVTSRNHYCYRTQRLTGLYAMKRRQLALAGYTVVEVPHWEWFPLLRRSLAERLAYMHCKIFSSFDSKNRK, from the coding sequence ATGTCTGCGAGGGCACTGTGGCGTCGAGCAGCTACGCTGCGTGTGTTCACATCTTCACCATGCAGGCTTGTGAACACATCTCAGCATCTCTCCTTAGAGTGGAACCATGGAAAAGTCCAGGAGGAGGAAAAGAGTGAAACGGTGCAGGAGCCACCGAGTGCAGAAACTGCAGAGGGGTCCTCGTTGGTGTACAATCCCAGTGCTTACTACCAATCCAGAGCAGAGTGCTCTGACATCCAGAGAGGTCCTGTAAAAGAAGAGGAAACCACCCAGCCTGTCCCAAGTGCTGGGTTCAGACAGCAGAGTAATCACTATATGGTCGGTTCATCACGCCACTTATCCATCGATAAAAACGGCCGGCTTGATTTAGCTTTTAATCCAGCAGTAGATGATAAAGGACATAAATTTAATAATTCTAAAGATGAAGTCTCAACATATATAAAAAGAGACACGCGTGCCTTTCAGAAATGCAGGCCTGAGTACAGCGTTATGACCTACGACGTGTCCCAGCGTCTGCCTGCTATACAGATAAAAGATGGCTTGTTACTGCTCCATAAAGCTGCCTTGATGAAAAACATAGATTCCTCCAATGTAGCTTGTTTTATTTGCGAACTTGGTCATGTGGAACCTGAACAGACTGCGATTATAAGAGGGAACACACGGTTCTCCATGCTGCTGCGGTACAGCGTGGAGAACCTACAACACTTCACGCATGTGCAGCTGATTGAAGTTTTGCGTGCCTTCGTGAGATTGGGATTGTCCCACCACCACAGCATACTGGACTCGTACGAAGCCGAATTTAGCCGCCGGACCTGTGAGTTGGAGCTACACCAGCTTCTGCTCGTGGCTGACCTGTGGCGATCCCTAGGACGGTCGGTCCCACAGTATGTGGACAAATTGTGTGACTGCATTAGCAAGCATTTTAACCAGATGGGTCCACCAGAGCTGGTCCAGTTTGTGTATATACTAGGAGAAAGCCGACAGTGCCCTGCATTTGTTCTAGAGTGTCTAGAAGGCATCATAATGCACCATCTAGATGAACTTAAGGGTGAAGAAGTGGGTGCTGTTTGCTTGGGTCTGTTTAAAACTCAGAACTCGCTCTCAGATCGAGCACTGCGCAGGCTTGTGGACCGAGCCTGTGTTGTAGTTAAGGAAATTACTGATTTTGGCATTGTGAACGTGATGAAATTAATGAGATTCAGCCACCTGGACCATCTCCGCTGGTTGGAGATACTGAGTTCTGAAGTGCCCCGCCGTGCTCCGCAGATGGCCGTCCAGGGCTTAATGCACATCGCTTTGACATGCTCTGCACTGCACTACCGTGACGAGAATGTTCTCCTGGCCGTAGCAAAATATCTGCCGCATTTACCATCTCAGTACAGAAGCAAAGATGCTGCTAAGCTTCTTTGGGCATTTGGCAACCTGGGCAttcttcccagccagtgccccaACTTTCACCCTCGACTCACGGAAGCACTGCGGGACCGAGAGTCAGAATTCCGAAGCTATCCTGAACACCTCCTGACAGCCCTGCTTGGTTTGGCGTTTGTTGGTCAGTTTCCTCATGACTTGCTAAGTTTGGCCTTAAGCCCCGAATTTACAAACCAAGTCACAGGGATAATAGATTTGAAGAAGGATCTCTTCACTCTGGATGGGACGGTGGCGATTGAGCTGCCTGGATGGACCGGCCCCCGGATGAACCCCACAGTCCAAGATGAGGTCACTAAACAGCTGTGGGACTTCGCCCAGtctgaattgtgtcaaaaacCAGAGGTTCTTGAGGCTGAGGCTGTTCTCCAGGAGCTGCTTGGAGGACAGGAGTTTGTGCACAAGCGAATGATACTACCACATATGCGCTCTATTGACCTCGAAGTGCACTTAGATCTCAGGGGAAATCCTCTGCCTGTTACATCAGAGACCTATCAAAACCACTATCATCCAGAGAAGGGATCTTGTTGGCCGCTAGATTGGAAAGAAATGAACACAGGAGTTACCCTGACGGATGATCTCTTGGTACAGTTGACCAGTGGCAAAAAAACAGCCATGCCAAAGACTGTGTCCATCCAGAGACCAATTCTGCGTCCTGTCGTAGCGTCTGCCAAAAGAGAACGTATTCTGAACGTAGGAGTTGACTTAACTGATGATCTTATGCATGCTATAACGAAACGGCAGGAGCGCTCTACCATCCGAGGCCATGATGCCTCATCGTCAGCCATTGCCCAGCTTGCAGTTCAAGTGACCAGTAGAAACCACTATTGTTACAGGACGCAACGATTAACAGGGCTATATGCAATGAAGAGGAGGCAGTTAGCCTTGGCAGGGTATACGGTTGTGGAGGTGCCACATTGGGAATGGTTTCCATTGCTCCGCCGCTCCCTCGCTGAGAGACTTGCTTACATGCACTGCAAGATTTTTAGTAGTTTTGACTCCAAAAATAGAAAATGA
- the LOC128512543 gene encoding phosphoinositide-3-kinase-interacting protein 1-like codes for MLPRGCACMALILAAGSSVIRECIELNGSSYKGVKQISSSGQSCLHWLEISNAYNLSLGLSADPGEWNHSYCRNPDASGKPWCFVTAQEKGFERQDCILETCPVNTQPPNVHLALGKSVTVKPDPGLSRRPSKKNDPGALGYTLAALLMVIIIVPGTGIAVIYFYKKSLKLKMQQKQRAHDQEMHRLNLQQSAFCNAACDLTDESREQTDKEKASEKPTSTDEIEEDNNLGKDG; via the exons atgcttccaCGCGGATGCGCGTGCATGGCTCTGATACTCGCTGCTGGATCGTCAGTAATCCGCG AGTGCATTGAACTAAATGGATCATCTTATAAGGGGGTAAAACAGATCAGTTCCTCCGGACAGAGCTGCTTACACTGGTTAGAAATAAGCAACGCGTACAACCTCAGCCTTGGCTTGAGCGCTGACCCAG GAGAGTGGAATCACAGCTACTGCCGCAACCCAGATGCCTCTGGCAAGCCGTGGTGTTTTGTAACTGCTCAAGAAAAAGGATTTGAGAGACAAGACTGCATTTTAGAGACATGTCCAG TAAACACGCAGCCACCAAATGTCCACCTGGCACTCGGGAAGAGTGTCACAGTGAAACCTGACCCTGGCTTGAGCAGGAGACCAAGCAAGAAAAATGACCCCGGTGCCCTGG GCTACACGTTAGCAGCCCTTCTCATGGTGATCATCATAGTGCCGGGGACAGGAATTGCCGTCATCTACTTCTATAAGAA GAGCCTTAAACTGAAGATGCAGCAGAAGCAGAGAGCCCACGATCAGGAAATGCACCGACTCAACCTCCAGCAGTCTGCCTTCTGTAACGCCGCCTGCGACCTCACTGATGAGAGCAGAGAACAGACGGATAAAGAGAAAGCCTCTGAAAAACCTACAAGCACAGACGAGATAGAAGAAGACAATAACCTGGGGAAAGACGGGTGA